The Neorhodopirellula lusitana region GCGACGGACTTGAACAGGTACGCAAAACTTGTCTCGATGGAGGGCAGGTTCGAGCGTGTGCGCCTTCGAATTTCTAGGCTTCGCCAGACCGTTTTCTTCACAACACGGGGGAAGGTAATCTTGTCGATCGAACTCAGAGGTGGGGGATTCCCTCAAACTTGGGCAGAGGGCTGGGTGTGGTCATTGGATCGTTTGACCAGCATCCAGGGCTCGAGGTTTTCGTTGCCAATGATCAGTCGGCCAATCATTTCTGGAGTCGACCTGGGGGCACCGGGCTCGCTTTTGAAGAGTCAGCGATTGTAAGAGGTTTGGGATCCAGCAATGGGGCGGCCTATCAGGGGTCGATGGGGCTGGCAACGGGCGACTTCGATCAAGATGGTGATTTTGACATTTACGTCACCAACTTTGACCGAGAATGCAATACCTATCATGATCAGGTGAACGATGGCGTATGGAGAGATCAGACGATGGCACAAAAGTTGTATTCGCCTACATTGCCTGTCGTTGGCTTCGGTACCGAGGGAGTCGACCTAGACAACGATGGGATTCTAGAACACGTCGTATCCAATGGCCATGTCGATGCCTATGAAGGCGATGATTCGGCACCCTATGCGCAGCCCATGCAGGTGTTTCAACGCAATTCGGTTGGTGATTTCGAGTCGATTGCGGAATCGATCGGTGGAGCTTACCTGGAAGCGGATCACGTCGGCCGTGCGTTGTGGACTCTTGATGTCAATCGTGACGGGCTGACTGATTTGGCAGTGACGCATCAAACTGAGCCGGTCGCTCTTTTGGTTAACCACACCAAAAGATCTGGCAACTGGATCGGGGTTCAACTGTGTGGACGTCATTGCTCTCGTGATGCCATTGGGGCAACTGTGGAGGTGCAAGTGGGAGATCAACGATGGATAAAAGCACTGACCTCGGGTGACGGATACCTGTGCAGTAACGAACGTATCCTACGCGTTGGTTTGGGCGACTTGAGTGACGAATGTAGCGTCACAGTCAGCTGGCTGGATGGACAACAACAAACCTACGCCGGTTTGAAGTTGAATACGCAATGGCTGCTTGTTGAGGGTGATCGTGATGCATTTGAGCTGCAATCTGTGGGTGAGTCGTAGGCTGTAAAAGAGTAGACACGGAAGCTCTATCGATATTTAGTTAATTTGCATGGCTTCTTGCGGCGTTTCTGTAAGAGTTGTGTTTGTGAAAGTGCCTATGTCTTGACATTGCAGCTTACCAGTGCGAGTCAATCGCTCTGAGCGCGGTTGCTCGTTTGTGGACTTGGGGATCGTTTTTCGGGTTGCCGATTGGTTCACTGTTTCGCCTCGAAAGCGATCCTGTTTTTGGGGAGGTTACGTTGTCTGGGGCCGTGTGTGGCGACGCGTTTTGTGGTTCAGCCGAGCTTGGCCAACGCTGGGCATTTTTGCTGTGGTTGACCGGGTTGGGTGATGGTTTCACTATGGGGTGATTGGATTTTGTCATGCCTCGCTTGGAATGCTTCCTATGGACTTGAACCGTGCTGCTGAAGTTCCGCATGTTGTCATTGTTGGCGGTGGGTTTGGTGGTCTTGAAACCGCTCAGCGGCTGCGTAAGTCGAACGTGCGAGTCACGTTGGTGGATCGGCATAACTACCACCTCTTTCAGCCATTGCTGTACCAGGTCGCAACAGGCGGACTATCACCAGCCAACATTGCGACGCCATTGCGGTCGATCGTTCGGAAACAGAAAAACTGTGAAGTGATCTTGGCCGAGGTCACCGACTTCGACATCACGAACCAAAGATTGATTCTGCGTGATGGCGAGGTGGGCTACGATTATTTGGTGATCGCGGCGGGAGCAACCCATTCGTACTTTGGCCGTGACGAGTGGGCCCCGTTCGCACCCGGGTTGAAGACGATCGCGGATGCGGCGGAAATACGCCGGCGGATTTATGTTGCGTTCGAGGCAGCCGAACGCGAGTCGGACAATGATCTGCGAAAGGCTTTGTTAACCTTTGTCGTCGTTGGGGGCGGGCCAACGGGTGTTGAGTTGGCGGGGGCGTTGTCAGAGATCGCGCGGCATACGCTGAAGCATGACTTCCGCAATATCAAGCCGGAAGAAGCTCGAATCATGGTCGTCGAAGCGGCCCCGCATATCTTGGCTCATTATCCCGAGGACCTCTGTCAGCAGGCGGCCGAGAAAGTGCGTGGGTTGGGAATCGAGGTGCACGTGCACACCAAGGTGACGGACATCACCGCCGAGGCGGTGCATCTAGCGGGACCGGATGGGGATTCCGTCGTTGCCACTCGGACGGTGTTGTGGGGGGCCGGCGTGCAGGCCAACCCGTTGGGTAAGCAATTGGCCGCCGCGTTAGGAATGGAAACGGATCGGGCCGGGCATTTATCGGTCACATCGACATGCCTCGTTGCGGGTCAGGAAAACATCTTTGCGATTGGCGACATCGCTTCCTTTACCAGTTCCGATGGCAAGCCGTTGCCGGGGCTGGCGGCCGTCGCCATGCAGCAAGGCCAGTTCGTTGCCAAAGCGATCACTTCGTTGGCGCAGGGCGACACGATTGATGGTGAGTTCAGCTATCACGATCGAGGCACGATGGCGACGATTGGTCGCGCTGTTGCGGTTGCCCAGATTGGTACTCGGCAGTTTTGTGGCTTCTTCGCGTGGTTGTTGTGGTTGCTGGTGCACTTGATGTTGATTGTGCAGTTCCAGAATCGAGCTTTGATCTTGGTGCAGTGGGCGTGGGGTTACGTCACGTTCAATCGTAGCAACCGGATCATCACGGGTGAGGAGCCGGTCAACATTGTGCCGCTACCCTCTTCAGTGAAAGCCAGCCTACTGAAAGAAGCCAGTCCACTGAAAGAAGGTGGTTGAGAAGGTCGTTCCGTTGGCCTCGCGTTCAGGTTGAATCGCTGGGCCTAGCCAGTGCGGTTTTTCAAATTGGACGAACGCTAAGCCCTCAATGTGAACGCTCAAACACTAGTCTTTGAAGTAGTACTGGTGTCCCGGCAATCGGAGCGTTTTTTTGCTGAGCCCGAACAGGTTGCTGTCGGATTCACTGATTGGAATCGGCGACACGGACAGGTCGGTGTCTTCAAGATTCTGGCGAGTGAACGTCGCAGTGTCGCCTGCGGCCAGAGAGACAGTGTAGAAGCCCGCTTCAGTTTGTTTGACGTTTTCCGCTGAAGACGGGTTTCCATTGATGTAGATATTGGGTTCAGGGATATCCACTTGAACGACGCAGGGGGCCCCGGCTTCACTGCTCAGCGAAACGAATTCGGTAGCTCCTTTAATCTTCTTGGCTGTCACCAGAAAGGCACCTTGCGTGCGTAAGTTGCGGAAGGCGACATCGCCCCACTGGTCGGGTACCGCGGGGAAGACACGGATTTTGCCGCCCCAGCTTTGCAGCAACATGTCATGGACACAGGTAGCGAATGACAGTGGGCTCTCGATGACTGGATTGCCCTCGGCGTACATCGTGGTTGACGAAACGTTCTTGTGTTTGATCAAGAAATCCAGGTAGTGCGATGCACGTTCGGCGTCTCCCAGCATCGCGTACATCGATGCGGCGCCCGTTGCGGTGTAGCCCGTCACCGGCATGGCGGAAACCTGGATGCCGCTGTTGATCGACACGTTCAGCCAGTGGTCCAGTGAAGTTCGCAGCAGACTGCGGTTGTCTTCCGTTTCGGGAGTGAGCACGGCTAGCGGGTAGAACGCGAGCAGGTGTGAATAGTGGCGATGTGGTTTTTCAAAAGCGATGTCCTTGCCGATTCGCATGCCGTTGTCGTCGATTTGGAAATCAACCAAGTTGTCCAGCACGTTTTGCCACTGGGAAAGCAACGGGTCATTGAGTGCGTGCTTGTTGTTGATGTCGACCAGCGTTTGGCAGCTCCAACGCATCAGTGCGATTGTGAAGTTGATGTCTTGCCCGCGGCCGCCGGGATATTCCGGTGACCAGCTATTCGAAATGTGGATCTCGCCGTCGTTTGATTTCGCGGGACGGTCTTTCAGGAAGTTGAGATACCCGTTGACGGTTTTCTTTAGGATTGGAAACAGGTTGTCTCGCATGCGGTCGTGGTCGGCTGCGTATTGGCAGTGCAGCCAGTAATCATGCAGCACCCACGCGAGCATGTCTGGGGTTTTGACATGACCGTACGCCGCCATGTCTTGTGGGAAACAGGCCGCCAGCGAGGCACTGTCTTTCCATTGCTTGGGAGCGTTGGCGGCAAGGTTATCTGCGTATTGGTCGACGGCGTTGGGGAGTGATTCGCCGACCGACAAACGGTTCGCGGTTAGGTGCGTCCAGTACTGAAGTTGAACATTCAGGTCACCCCAGACCATGGGCCAGAACGTTCGGTGGTACCACGGTCCCATCAAGTCCATGATGGGGCCGTTGCCGCGTGTGGCCGACGCGAACTTGTACATCTGAATCCAATAGAACGCTTCTTTCTCGGCATCGTTCAGGGTCAGGAAACTTTGGGGATAGTAGTCGTGCCACCACTGGCGATGCGATGTGTGGAAGTCATCGCTGTCGAGCAGTCTTTGTGATGTCGACAGATTCTGCTGAACCCGTTCCAGGCTGTCGTGTTCTGGGAAGCTGTGATGAACACTGGCGGTCAAGGTTTGTTTCGCGTCGGCGGAACCGGTAACTTGCCAGCCGGTCGTGGTTTCGCCGCGTTGATGATGCAGGCCTTGCAGGCAAAAGTGCCGATCCCCTTGGGTGCTCAGCACCGGTTCAGGCGGCAGTGGGTAGGGCGCCTTTCGCATCGCGTCCCATGATTTTCCTTGGGGGCCACCACCCTGGTCGAGGGTTTGCTTGACGGGAGCGATCGGTGTTTCGGGGTGCCAGGAGATCGAGATGGATTCGTCGCTAGATCTCGCGTCGGTTTGAAAAAACACGGTGTCGTGTTGGCTGTGAGTTAGCCCGTGCACGGCGAAAGTGCCTTGGGAGGTTTGGACTTGGCCGGTGAGTTCGGCGTTCCACAGCCCGAGTCGCAGGTCGACTGATTCAATATCGCCTCGGCATTTCAATTCAAAATGTCCTAGTGGTAGACGGCTGCGATAGATCCAGAGCATTTCGTTGCCGTCGTGCGGCAATCGGTGGTCGTAGTAGTCGTGGCGACCGATGAACAACGAGATCACGTTTTTGGCGTCGTTTTCGGCCTGATAGAACAGGAAACCGACATTTCCGTTGCCAGAGTAGGGGGCGACTTCCCATCGATTGGGGACGCGATCCCAGATCATGTCATGCCGGGCCAAGAATTCTGGCCACTGGATGTCGGCGGCCAGGCTGGATGGCTCCGGTTTCCTGGCGAGGGTGTCTTTTGTCCGCGGGTTCGGCTTGTCTGCCTGGGCGACGCCTGGGGCCGGTGTGGACTCGAGGTCCGAGATGAATTCCGAATGGTCGGCGGATCCCAGGGATTGGGAGAATCCGCTGGTTGATGTGATGAATGTCAGCACAACCACCGCGAGGGCAATCATCCGGCGGTGGGGTAAAGGAGACTTCATCGGCGTTTGTGGGGCTGAAGGCGTTGGCAGGCGGGTGGAGCGTCAGTCTATCTACCTTAAACTGTTGGCCTATCGCGTATTTACATGACGGATTTGGCGGTCGACGATGAGTGTGCTGTCTTAGGCTAATCCGGGATGTTTGGTGCAGAATTCGGCCTACTATCGCCCTGCCCCACTTTTAGGGGAAAAATGTCGTTTTTGTGTTTAGATTCGTAAAAATAGCCCCATTTAACTTCGTGACGCTCATAGTGCGCTCTGCCATTCACTACCGGCAACTGTTTCGGTTGCCTGTGATTGCGAGTGGCGGGCGAAAAAAGTGATGTCGGGAAATCAGCGTTTCCGGTGGTACGGAACGCGTTGTCACCGGTTGAGCTTTTGGAGCGGCATCGAGCGTGGTGTCACTGGTCACGGTGTGATCAGGGGCTTTTTTTGTTGATGAGTGACGTGACGATTTTGGGTGGCTAGGCTTCTCGTGCGATATTCGCGTTGTTGGCGATCCCAAAGGAGGGGTGGTTGGTTTGTGTTCCTAGTGAACCCTGCGAGCCCTTCTTTTGGATAAGCTAGAGGTCGATTGGGTGTGGGGACGCGTGCCAGGGTAGTTCTTGGTAGGTGGCGGTTCCGCATCCAGCGAAAGGGTTGGTACTTGTCGTATTGATGCTTTGGGTAGTGCTGCTTTGGGTACGAATCACCTGGTGGTGTGAGTGCTCTGTAAATCGAAACAGGCGGGGAGTTTGGGTTGTCCGATATCGAACTAACACACCGTGATCAGGTTCATCGAATGTTTATTCAGAACTCGCCATTGATCCGGGGGTTTATCCTCAGTCTGCTGCCCAACATGAGCCGCGCCGATGACGTGTTGCAGGAAACGTTTTTGACGATTTCGGCAAAGGCGGATGAGTTTGTACCGGATACGGACTTCGCGTCTTGGGCGTGCACGATTGCTCGGTACAAGGTGTTGGAAGAGTTCCGGGCATCGGGTGCAAAGTCGACATCGGTGTTGTCACCGGATGTGGTCGAGGCGCTTTGCTCGGTCCACACGCCGCCGTCGAATGACATCGAGGGAGAGCGTTTGGCCGCACTCACGTCATGTTTGGAATCGTTGATGCCGTCGACTCGTCGGGCGATTGAGTTGCGTTACTGCCGTGCTCACAGCGCCGCGGAGATCGCCTCGATTCTTGGTTGGACGACTGATTCGGTGTACGTGATGTTGTCGCGTGCCCGGGTCGCTTTAGAGAAATGTATTGGCAGTCGCCTAAAAACGAACGGAGCTTAACGCGATGGACAACCAACGATTTGAAAAGCTGTTAGGGCGTTATCTCGATGAAGGGCTGACCGCTGACACAAAAGCGGAATTCGAGCGTATGTTGCTGGCCTCGTCGGAGGCTCGTGAGCGTTTTTGGGAGCGTGCAAGAACTAACAGCATGCTTCGACAATGGGGACAGGAGAGTTGGGGCAGCCAATTCGAAGCGGCAGGAATGGCGGACGAACAATCGGTTTCGTCGTGTGAGGTGACCGAACCCGACTTGGTCGGCGATTGCTTGATGGATCCCTTGGAAGACACGAAACTCAGTCAAGACAGGAAAGTGGTACGCCAGCCCAGTGTGTCTTGGATGGAGCGAAGTGTGTCGTGGATGGGATGGATTGTCGCGGCGTGCGTGTTGTTGGTGACTGGGATGTGGTCGCTTCGCCAGGAATCTTTGCAGCGTCCCGGTCGGGGCAACATGAGCCAGGTGGTCGCCTCGCAAACTCGCTCTGCTGAAACACAGTTGATTCAACAAGCCGACTGGGTCGCGCTGCTGCGTCGTTCCATCGGGGTTCAGTGGAGCGGTTTAGGAAAGTCGCCTTCGATTGGCGAACCATTGATGCCGTGCAAGCTCGAATTTGATAGCGGCTTGGTCGAGATTCAGACCCGGCGTGGTGCTTTGATGGTCTTGGAAGGACCGGCATCCTTGGAAATTATCAGTGATATGGAGGTGCGTTGCACGCGAGGGCGTTTACGAGTGGATGTGCCGCCGCCTGCGGAAGGCTTCATGGTACAGGCCCCGTATGTCAATCTTATCGATCGCGGAACCGTCTTCGCCGTTGAAGTTAGCGAGAGCCAGGATACTGAAATCCATGTGATCGACGGTATGGTTGAGTTGATTTCGCCTAGCGGATTGGAGCATCAACGCAAACTGTTGGCTGGTGAATCAGTGGTCGTGGCTTCGGTAGGAAGCTATCAAGAGATTCCGTCGAAGGCGAAGGCTTTCCTTTCGGAATCGAGAGTTCGCTCGGAATCACGCGACATTAATATTGAACGTCGCAAGGCTTGGGAGCGTCGACGTGACAGCCTTTCGAAAGATGAGAACTGCCTGTTGTATTTCGATTTCAATCGAACCAATCGCGGTGACACGATTCTGACCAACTTGGCGTCGAAAACGGATCGGTCCACAGATGGGACGATCATTGGTTGTGATTGGACGCAAGGCCGATGGCCTGGTAAGGGAGCAGTCGACCTCAAGAACATGTCCGATCGCATTCGGTTTTCGTTGTCGGGCGAGTATTCGACTTTGACTTGCGTTGCGTCGGTGAGATTGGATTCGATGGATGGTTTGGTGAACACGTTGCTTTCAAGTGGCGTTGGCTCGCCGGGCGACATCCATTGGCAAATCGCCGCGAAGGGGCAGGGTGAAGGTCGGTTGTCGTTGGGCCGCCGCGTAGCGACGATCCGAGATGAGCTGGACCAGTACGACAGTCCGCCTGTCTTTCGCAATGAACAGTTCGGAACCTGGATTCAGTTAGCGTTTGTGTGGGATGCCGCGGAAGGGACCGTTCGACAGTACGTCGATGGGACACTCGTTTCGGTGGACCCCATCCGCGCGGAAGAACTGGGCCAGGCCGGCAAACTGCGACTGGGTCAAGTGGAAATTGGGAACGGTTCGCAGCCGGTGGCAGCGCTTGGTAACCCAGTCCGCAACTTTAATGGGCGGATCGATGAGTTTGTCGTTTTTGATACAGCATTGGAGTCGGAAGAAATTCTGGCGTTCCAGGAGCTAGGAAGCACATTTTGGAGCAACGGTGGCCGCACCAGTCGATGGGATGACCCTAGCAATTGGTCCGGGGGAGTGGTGCCATCTAGTCATGACGTGGTGCGGATCGATCGTTCGGGAAATGACAAGTTGAAGCTTGCAGATGCGACAACGGAAGGTTTGAATTCGATCTATGTTGGGTCTGCCGCGTCGAAGGTGGGGGTTTTTGACATCGATGGCGGGACATTAGTCGCCGATGGCCACTCGGATCGTCACAGCCGCGTTGGAGTTGCCGGGGGCGATGGAGTCATCAATCAGTCTGGCGGTGCGGTGACTGTAAATAGTCTGCAAGTTGGGCTCGATGCCGAGTCCAAGGGCGTTTACCGGATCAGTGGCGGTACGCTCAATGTGGTTCGAGCGGTTCGTCAGTTCAGTTCAATTGAAGTGGGCAGTAAAGGTGGTTTGGGAGTCTTCGAAATTTCCGGCGGTCGGGTGCTGACCCGACGTGGGGTGACATTGGGCAATGCGGGTGGCAATGGAATCTTCCGTGTCATCGGTGCGGACGCCGAAGCCATCGGGATGGGCTCGCTTCAAAGTGGGGACGGATTCTGGATTCATAACACTGGCAGCACGTTGCATGCGGTTGTAGGCGAACAGGGCCTGACGACGATCTCGATCGCGGAGGTTGGCGACAATGGTGGCGGCGACGTTGTGTTCGCGGATGGCGCATTGTTGCGTGTTGGATTCGAGGGCGTGCCCCGCGCCGGGTCATGGGACGTGATGAAGTGGCAAGGGAAGCTGCTTGACCATGGTTTGGAGTTTGATCGCGAAGTGGACCAGAATCGATGGTCATTCCACTTCGTGGATACTGATTCGTCGGGCGAGCCGGACACTCTTCGGGTGACGGCCAGCGAGTTTTACGCCTCTCACGTGATGCGAAACTAGTTCTCTGGTTCTTCGTCAATGATTGATTGCGTGCCTTGTTTGATCGCGGGGGCATTGCCTCTTTAAAAGCGATCGATATTGCATCTTGAAATCTTGTTGGTCAGCTCGTGAAAATGAAGTTTGTGTGTTCCGTTGTCTGTCATGCGCTGTGCGCGTTTTTACTTCAGCATGGACCTTCTGTGGCTGGCGAGGTGAGCTCGAAGGCACCGCCGCTATCGCCCGCTGAGTCGATCGCGACGATGAAGGTGCAGCCAGGTTATCGCGTGGTTCCGGTACTGACCGAGCCCGACATTAGTGAGCCTGTTGCGGCGGTATGGGATGGCAATGGGCGGATGTACGTGGTGGAGATGCGCACGTACATGCAAGACATCGATGGCAAGAATCAATTGAAACCGACCAGCCGGGTTTCTCGCCATGAAGACACCAATGATGACGGTGTTTATGACAAGCACACCGTGTTTGCGGATAACCTTTCGTTGCCTCGGATGGTGTTGCCGCTGCTGGATCGAGTGATTATTGGCGAGACCAACACGCTGGATTTGAAGAGCTATCAGGACACCGATGATGATGGTGTTGCCGATAAGGTCGAAATGTGGTGCGAGCGGGGACGCGTTGGGAACAACCTGGAACACCAAACCAGTGGGCTGATTTGGAATATTGATAATTGGCTGTACGCGACTTACACCCACGAACGGATTCGGTTCACCAATGGCAAGGTCGTGCGTGAGCCGATGCCTCACGGGTCGGGTCAGTGGGGATTAACGCATGATGATGTCGGCCGGATTTACTACTCAACAGCGGGTGGCGAGAATCCAGCGATGGACTTTCAACGTCCGATTATCTACGGCAAGTTGGCACTGAAAGGTGAGCAGGCTCCTGGATTTCGGGAGGTGTTTCCAATCGACAATGTGCCCGATGTGCAGGGCGGATTAAAGCGAGTCCGTGATGACAATTCGCTGACGGTCTTTACGGCGTGTTGCGGGCAATCTGTTTATCGCGGCAACCAAATGCCAGCGGACTTTAATGGCGACCTGCTGATTCCCGAGCCGGTGGGGCGGTTGGTGCGACGAGCCAAGGCCACCAATGATCAGGGCCGGATTGTGTTGTCCAATGCCTACGATCAGGCTGAGTTCATCGCGGCGACGGACCCGAACTTTCGGCCCGTCAACAGTGCGACGGGGCCGGACGGTTGCTTGTACTTGGTGGACATGTATCGCGGGATCATCCAAGAGGGAAACTGGGTGCGGAAGGGATCGTACCTGCGTGGTGTGGTTCAAGAGTATGAGTTGGAAAAGAACGTCGGTCGCGGACGCATCTTTCGCATCGATCACGAGACGACCCGCCGTGGCCCCCAGCCTCGGATGCTGGACGAGACTCCAGGGCAGCTTGTGGCACACCTCTCGCACGCCAATGGTTGGTGGCGAAGTGAGGCCCAGAAGCTGATTGTCTTGCATGGTGATCGGGCAGTCGTCCCCGCATTGCAGGAGATGGCAGTGTCGAATTCGAATCCGTTGGCGCGGTTGCACGCGTTGTGGACGCTTGAAGGTCTGGATAGCGTCACCGCTGAAGTTCTGAAGAAGGCTTTTGCTGATGCGGATTGGCGAGTTCGCAGCGCGGCGGTTCGGGTTGCGGAGCCATTGTTAGCGGTTGATCGCTCGCTAGATGCGGATGTCGTCTTGCTATCGAAAGACAGTCAGCCAGATGTGTTGATTCAGACCATGTTGTCGGTTGGTCGCGGGCAGCATCCTGCCGCAGATCAGATTATCAACCAGATTGTTTCAGCGAACCGCGATAACGAAGCGATCGCTGGGCTGAGCGATCAGATCGCAGCGAACCGTGCGGCTGCTTTGGCCGAACAGCGTAAGCTGGATGAAATGCGACGTCGCAACCGTGAGTTAGCCGAGTCGGTTGAACGTGGTGCGAAGACTTACAAGACTTTATGCACGGAATGTCATGGTCCTGACGGCAAGGGGCAGCATTCGCCGGAATTGAAGGATGTTGTGCTTGCACCTCCCTTGGCTGGTTCCGCTCGAGTTCGGGGACACAAGGAGCGGTTGGCGCGGATCTTGTTGCATGGACTGGTTGGGCCGGTTGATGAGAAGACTTACGCGGCCGGACTGATGTTGCCGATGGGGGCTCACGATGATGAATGGATCGCGGATGTCGCGAATTTTGTTCGCAACCAATGGGGCAACGAGTCTCCGATCGTCAGTCCCGCTGACGTCGCACGGATTCGTGATACGTCGAAACGGCGGATCGGGCCGTGGACACTTTCAGAGCTGGAATTCTACGCACCCGCGGAAATGGATCGAAGCCTATGGAAGCTGAGTGCCAGTCATAATTCGGGCAGTTTAACGCTGGCGATTGATGGCAATGCCAAGACGCGTTGGGATACAAAAACGGTGCAGAAACCAGGGATGTGGTTTGCGGTCGAGTTTGCCGAACCGCAGCGAGTGATGTCACTCCTTTTGGAATCCAAGGCGTCTCCCAAGGACTATCCGCGTGGTTACACGGTCGAGGTTTCAGTAGACGGAAAGAACTGGAGTGCGCCTGTTGCGAAAGGAACGGGCGACGGTCCCAACATCAATATCGAACTCGATTTGCCGGATCCCATTCGGCATCTGCGGATCACACAAACCGGAAAGGCTCCGAAGCTCTACTGGTCCATTCATGAACTCACGATTCAAGGGAAGGCACCTGGTGAGAAACCAGCCGAATCGATGGCACAAGTGCTTGCCGATGCGGATCCGAGTGAATTGGCCGCCGAGGCACGCGAACTTGGCAATGCGAAAGCCGGGGCCGTGCTCTTCTTCAATCCAGCAATGACTTGTGCGAATTGTCATGAGCCAGCAAGCGGCCCGCGTTTGGCACCAGATCTTGCGGCGAAGCGCGAGGGAGTGAGCGATCGGTTCCTGGTGGAAGCGGTCCTGCATCCATCCAAAGAGATCCGTAAAGAGTTTGCTCAGGAGTTGGTCTTGACCGTCGATGGTACGACCGTGATGGGATTCAAGGACAGCGAGTCCGATGACGTACTTGTTTTGCGAGATCCGGCCAGCGGTAAGCTGATCGAGGTCGCGCAGGATGATATCGAATTCACCAAAACGGGTACCGTTTCGG contains the following coding sequences:
- a CDS encoding DUF7133 domain-containing protein, whose protein sequence is MSSKAPPLSPAESIATMKVQPGYRVVPVLTEPDISEPVAAVWDGNGRMYVVEMRTYMQDIDGKNQLKPTSRVSRHEDTNDDGVYDKHTVFADNLSLPRMVLPLLDRVIIGETNTLDLKSYQDTDDDGVADKVEMWCERGRVGNNLEHQTSGLIWNIDNWLYATYTHERIRFTNGKVVREPMPHGSGQWGLTHDDVGRIYYSTAGGENPAMDFQRPIIYGKLALKGEQAPGFREVFPIDNVPDVQGGLKRVRDDNSLTVFTACCGQSVYRGNQMPADFNGDLLIPEPVGRLVRRAKATNDQGRIVLSNAYDQAEFIAATDPNFRPVNSATGPDGCLYLVDMYRGIIQEGNWVRKGSYLRGVVQEYELEKNVGRGRIFRIDHETTRRGPQPRMLDETPGQLVAHLSHANGWWRSEAQKLIVLHGDRAVVPALQEMAVSNSNPLARLHALWTLEGLDSVTAEVLKKAFADADWRVRSAAVRVAEPLLAVDRSLDADVVLLSKDSQPDVLIQTMLSVGRGQHPAADQIINQIVSANRDNEAIAGLSDQIAANRAAALAEQRKLDEMRRRNRELAESVERGAKTYKTLCTECHGPDGKGQHSPELKDVVLAPPLAGSARVRGHKERLARILLHGLVGPVDEKTYAAGLMLPMGAHDDEWIADVANFVRNQWGNESPIVSPADVARIRDTSKRRIGPWTLSELEFYAPAEMDRSLWKLSASHNSGSLTLAIDGNAKTRWDTKTVQKPGMWFAVEFAEPQRVMSLLLESKASPKDYPRGYTVEVSVDGKNWSAPVAKGTGDGPNINIELDLPDPIRHLRITQTGKAPKLYWSIHELTIQGKAPGEKPAESMAQVLADADPSELAAEARELGNAKAGAVLFFNPAMTCANCHEPASGPRLAPDLAAKREGVSDRFLVEAVLHPSKEIRKEFAQELVLTVDGTTVMGFKDSESDDVLVLRDPASGKLIEVAQDDIEFTKTGTVSAMPAGLVNPLSNRQQFLDLIRFLMEIDGRGSEYLKSMSEGLR